The Nitrospiria bacterium nucleotide sequence ATTTATGCCATTCAAGGGATGGGACTTCTGTTCTATCAATCCGTGATGTCGCGCGACTATCCGACGATCATGGGCATTATTATGATCGGAACGGTTTTAACCCTGCTCGGAAATTTTATGGCGGACGTTTTCTACGCCGTCGCGAATCCGACGGTCCGGCTCCGTCGAACGCAATAAAGGGTTCGAACGACAATGCAACAGCGGTCCACCCTGGAGCAATTCTGGAGACGATTCAGGAAAAATCGATCGGGGCTGGCGGGCGGCCTGATCGTTCTGTCCGTCTTCCTGGTGGCCGTCCTGGCCCCCGTCCTGTCTCCTTATGATCCCGCCCATATCGATGTGGACAGGATTTTAGTCGGACCGACGCAGGCCCATCCCCTGGGAACGGATGACCTCGGACGGGACGTCCTAAGCCGGATGATCTGGGGTTCGAGGATCTCTCTCATGGTGGGATTTGTTGCCGTCGGGATCTTGATCGGGATCGGCACAGTGATCGGCGCGGTGTCGGGTTACTACGGAGGCTGGCCCGATGATATCCTGATGCAATTTGTGGACATCATGCTCTCCGTACCGACCTTTTTTCTGATCCTGGCGGTGATCGCATTCGTCGGGCCGAACATTTGGAACGTCATGATCATCATCGGCGCCACGAGCTGGATGGGCGTGGCCCGTTTCGTGCGCGGGCAATTTCTGGCCTTGAAAGAGGCGGACTATGTCACGGCGGCGCGGGCTTTGGGCGCCAAGGACCGAAGGATCATATTTCTCCATATCCTTCCAAACGCGATGTCGCCGGTCTACGTTTCCGCCGTGTTGGGCGTCGCCGGCGCCATCCTCGTCGAATCTTCTTTGAGCTTCCTGGGCCTGGGCGTCCAGCCCCCGATGCCCAGCTGGGGAAACATCATCACGTCCGGAAAAGACATGATCGATATCGCCTGGTGGCTTACCCTCTTTCCCGGCCTCGCCATCCTGATCACGGTCCTGGGGTACAACCTGCTCGGCGAGGGCTTGCAGGACGCATTAAATCCCCGCCTCAAAGAGTAACGGGGTCTTCGGGAATCAAGTCGGAGATGGGGCGGGGAATTACGATTGACTTTGATCCCCGGATCGGGACTAAAATGATACCGCCGCCGTTTTTATTGACGGCGGCGCAACCGTTAACATCCAACGTTCCATGAACAATCCCGAAACCCTAAAACGCACCGCTTCAGCCATCGCGCCCGTCGGATTCGGTCTGGCCGTTCTGACAGCGTCCTCGGTCATGCTGGCCGGGCTCGGCAGCCGCTGGGGCTGGTGGACATTTCGCACCGGCTTCACCCTGTTGCAATGGGGATTCTATGTCGGCCTGGCCGCCGCGGCGTTTTCCATAATCGGATTGGCTGCGGCGTGGTCCTCCCCTACGCGTCGGGTCCTGTTTCCGGCGCTTTCGGGCCTGATCATCGCCGTGGTCGTGGTTGGAACCCTGTGGTCATGGAAGCTGACCGCGCAGCGTGTGCCGCCGATCCACGACATCACGACGGACACGGAAAATCCGCCATCGTTTGTCGCGATCCTTCCGCTTCGCGCAAACGCCCCCAACCCGGCCGCGTACGGCGGACCCGAGATCGCCGCACAGCAGCGCGCGGGGTATCCGAATCTTCGCCCCTTGATCCTCCCCGTCCCGCCCGCCCAGGGGTTTAAGCGGGCCCTCGCGGTCGCGCGCAACATGGGCTGGCAGATCATCGATTCGAACCCCTCCGAA carries:
- a CDS encoding DUF1499 domain-containing protein encodes the protein MNNPETLKRTASAIAPVGFGLAVLTASSVMLAGLGSRWGWWTFRTGFTLLQWGFYVGLAAAAFSIIGLAAAWSSPTRRVLFPALSGLIIAVVVVGTLWSWKLTAQRVPPIHDITTDTENPPSFVAILPLRANAPNPAAYGGPEIAAQQRAGYPNLRPLILPVPPAQGFKRALAVARNMGWQIIDSNPSEGRIEATDTTFWFGFKDDIVVRVRPAQKGSRIDVRSVSRVGRSDVGTNAKRIQNFLQGMTLRK
- a CDS encoding ABC transporter permease, yielding MQQRSTLEQFWRRFRKNRSGLAGGLIVLSVFLVAVLAPVLSPYDPAHIDVDRILVGPTQAHPLGTDDLGRDVLSRMIWGSRISLMVGFVAVGILIGIGTVIGAVSGYYGGWPDDILMQFVDIMLSVPTFFLILAVIAFVGPNIWNVMIIIGATSWMGVARFVRGQFLALKEADYVTAARALGAKDRRIIFLHILPNAMSPVYVSAVLGVAGAILVESSLSFLGLGVQPPMPSWGNIITSGKDMIDIAWWLTLFPGLAILITVLGYNLLGEGLQDALNPRLKE